In Salvelinus namaycush isolate Seneca chromosome 20, SaNama_1.0, whole genome shotgun sequence, the following proteins share a genomic window:
- the LOC120065076 gene encoding death-inducer obliterator 1-like isoform X4 produces MICCDRCEEWFHGDCVGITEARGRLMERNGEDYVCPNCTTKKSQTAKPNGKPKAAAPGALKAEQSPSVAAPSPTASAGTEEKGDDLGIKGRIEKTTNPSGKKKIKIFQAAAEESKLPKCIGPGCEKTALKDSVYCGSECILRHAAAAMAAKSISEPKQKEQDKAKGQKKTPGARATTKKSSTSGRKTSKKSTEEEESDSEDDKKDGDEEQNAEHQPPPPTMSSWSSDHNYNAVTPEKTTPIAPPTVLNKTSPVEKESEEDQSEKESTPSEKKSPASTAPLKGGKKSPGPKLLKTYTRRNKPATPGSRAKAPKKQPPPPPNKTKSKKPPPPPAVLTPSAPGSLDAPRHHVTGALRVGKSSFTIPKKQAQPQQRDSSGRSPSRVASSAPSTRHHEPGASAPSMMCPTAPPNNQMRQNIRRSLTDILYKRVSDSDDLNMSENEVGKLAVSIEKEMFNLCLCTDSKYKNKYRSLMFNLKDPKNKGLFYRVVWGEVSPFRLVRLSADELLSKEISEWRKPDTTEAPSARSQTGQSKSGRRLDSGPLDVDMEDAPPMSDGDVCNSGTSPSPRMAFSAELEEASSAPSSGSVQVGVKSGSSLPDIFSMMRDTTAEHRAHLFDLNCKICTGQKSADDEPAAKKAKLSKKPEMRQEVRRLSRSSSGEGAPVSYPGSETPVPEPLPYQEDTSIHFPPPQTPVTAPAVSSVSITRRDPRMARHSSGVTVTHSAPDTSMVAPISTDTYSRPIPTESYSRPFPADTYSRPAVSVEPAPVAVMEVVPKGPLPMPPAPPPSIPRPIMQKAASSEPPPEGETAIFLHGQEMMWKGLVNMHTVAKFVTKAYLVSGSFEHLKEDLPDTIHIGGRISPSTVWDYVGKLKTSLSKELCLIRFHPATEEEEVAYVSLFSYFSSRKRFGVVANNNRRIKDLYLIPLSSKDPLPSKLLPFDGPGLEPARPNLLLGLVICQKDKKRAGASLETEEKRSKIQIRDLDDTGLPKPTTTIKAEVKAEKALRYTQDLPFSTTPPGTPPPLSSSETSTSMAALSVLSFLSSVKAPATDKESPASSSAASSAANATPLQTILKTLFGNKRQDSEASMSPSEHGAVDVSAVPATLLDPIVQQFGQISKEKQVEEDEDDRPYDPEEEYDPGMGYGAPQKSVKEPEVIKQPEATDVDDVAYDPEDDTIFEEVKTEVPGQAKATGDLTKQQKMVEDLNKQIEEQKQQLEEQEESIHEKKSTTGTSAASFSVTDSLISQPSLLANSRLLQLGKKVEELVKSSAAAPLINQRRDPRQSRDPRRLTSDSIEKVEIPPAKDTTPPPETDVQEPETPLPQEEVITDSLPFLESDATEVSIPLLGEHVEPATEVNYMEEQTVESEEVDPTKSDLDKYSIWPNADSILKTGEISSFEKNRQEPTSSGYFNMSTNNNSLASPTINVLSQNVTQDSSTLVDTQSSHMSHMETSSYMDYGAPDILPTTTFPPQLVPPPMQGPPPMLGPPPMSVPPPMQSIPSLSGPLPMQRPPPPIQVPPPMQVESNQSPYSQYGPPPAAYPPYQNQWGGSQQQYEAPPGPPPQTMMPPRGPPPFQPMGPRAPPPQMFNAPMGSMPPQHMGQQGLPPGQFMEGHGLPRPNFDGQNGLAPPRNSGPPPPFNFPGPRAPHPPFTGPPPGHFGNRGPPPSHFPGPRGPPSHFGDHGSQAHMIDPPRGPVDQYNNVSVGSYQQGMDHHQGQTPPHMYKDNQAPPQGPSYRGPPHNQYEGRRGPPPSGDMGGQRFHPPNQFRGSIAPSPPPHRGSYDDQRPPQDHRGAPPQHFGGPDQYHLDSPGDLRPVRHSGPLLPTPPEGPIPLPNRMGGHSPESHRDDHWRRHSPDMRRSSSTREGSEPSGGDRPSRFEGGHRDREPIPGSSRLSEERQRDLSEDRRRERDREGPHGARPWDRGQGKPWSREREWDRGRERDRGERERSRERERSRGREGERHGEPEGDKRRAPEGDKRRAPEGDKRRAPEGDRRRAPEGDRRRAPEGDRHRAPEGDRHRAPEGDRHRAPEGDRHRAPEGDRHRAPEGDRHRAPEGDKRRDRERDRDRGREKEPDRRDYDRDRPRIRDRERDRDRRRSRSRDRDRGKEREPDRRDNDRDRARDRDRERDKDRDRRDRSKSKEKREDKKETNKSDVPKESDKPAEVETAKNTL; encoded by the exons GCAAGAAGTCCACAGAGGAGGAGGAGTCTGACAGTGAGGATGACAAGAAGGATGGTGATGAAGAGCAGAATGCGGAGCATCAGCCACCACCACCCACCATGTCGTCCTGGTCCAGCGACCATAATTACAATGCAGTAACGCCAGAAAAGACTACACCCATAGCACCACcaacagtgttaaacaaaacgT CTCCTGTAGAGAAGGAGAGTGAAGAGGACCAGAGTGAGAAGGAATCAACCCCTTCTGAGAAGAAGTCACCTGCTTCTACAGCGCCGCTCAAAGGAGGAAAGAAGTCCCCCGGCCCCAAATTATTAAAGACATACACCAGACGCAATAAACCAGCAACTCCAGGCAGCCGTGCTAAGGCACCAAAGAAACAACCACCCCCCCCTCCTAACAAAACCAAATCCAAGAAACCACCTCCACCGCCTGCTGTCCTGACCCCTTCTGCCCCTGGTTCTTTAGATGCACCACGACATCACGTCACAGGAGCCCTGAGGGTTGGCAAGTCCAGCTTTACCATCCCTAAGAAGCAGGCCCAGCCCCAGCAAAGGGACTCCTCGGGTCGTAGTCCGTCCAGAGTCGCATCCTCAGCCCCTTCTACCCGACACCATGAGCCAGGCGCTTCTGCACCTTCCATGATGTGCCCGACAGCTCCGCCCAACAACCAGATGAGACAGAACATACGCCGCTCACTCACAGACATCCTCTACAAGAG GGTGAGTGACAGTGATGATTTGAACATGTCTGAGAACGAGGTGGGAAAACTGGCGGTCAGCATTGAGAAGGAGATGTTCAACCTGTGCCTTTGCACGGACAGCAAGTACAAGAACAAGTACAGATCCCTCATGTTTAACCTGAAAGACCCCAAAAACAAG GGCCTGTTCTACCGCGTGGTCTGGGGAGAGGTCAGTCCCTTCAGGCTGGTGAGGCTGAGTGCAGATGAGCTGCTCTCCAAAGAGATCTCAGAGTGGAGGAAGCCTGACACCACTGAG GCTCCCAGTGCTAGATCCCAGACAGGGCAGTCCAAATCGGGCCGTAGGCTTGATTCTGGCCCCCTTGATGTGGACATGGAGGACGCTCCTCCAATGTCTGATGGAGACGTATGTAACTCTGGCACCTCTCCATCTCCTCGCATGGCTTTTTCTGCA GAACTAGAGGAAGCTAGCTCCGCTCCCTCTTCTGGCTCTGTTCAGGTGGGGGTGAAAAGTGGCAGTTCCCTGCCAGACATCTTCAGCATGATGCGGGACACCACAGCCGAACACAgggcccacctctttgacctcaaCTGCAAAATCTgcacag GCCAGAAGTCTGCAGATGATGAACCAGCAGCCAAGAAGGCCAAACTCTCCAAGAAGCCTGAAATGAGGCAAGAGGTGAGGCGCTTGTCCAGGTCCTCCTCAGGTGAAGGTGCCCCGGTCTCTTATCCTGGCAGTGAGACACCAGTCCCTGAGCCCCTGCCCTACCAGGAGGACACAAGCATCCATTTTCCTCCGCCCCAGACCCCTGTCACCGCACCAGCCGTCTCCTCTGTCAGCATCACCCGCAGAGATCCCCGCATGGCAAGACACAGCTCTGGAGTGACGGTCACCCACTCTGCCCCAGACACATCCATGGTAGCACCCATCTCAACAGATACCTATTCAAGACCCATTCCAACAGAGTCCTATTCAAGACCTTTCCCAGCAGATACTTATTCAAGACCAGCCGTTTCAGTAGAGCCCGCTCCGGTTGCAGTGATGGAGGTGGTGCCCAAGGGGCCTCTGCCCATGCCCCCGGCTCCTCCACCTTCCATCCCCAGGCCCATCATGCAGAAAGCTGCCTCGTCAGAGCCTCCTCCAGAGGGCGAGACCGCCATCTTCCTCCATGGCCAGGAGATGATGTGGAAAGGATTAGTCAACATGCACACCGTGGCCAAGTTTGTCACTAAGGCATACCTGGTCTCAGGATCTTTTGAGCACCTGAAAGAG GATCTGCCTGACACCATCCACATTGGAGGCCGAATCTCTCCCAGCACTGTGTGGGACTATGTGGGAAAACTGAAGACATCTCTGTCCAAG GAGCTGTGTCTAATCCGGTTCCATCCAgccacagaggaagaagaggttgcctacgtctctctcttctcttattTCAGCAGTAGGAAGCGTTTTGGAGTGGTCGCCAACAACAACCGCCGCATCAAAGACCTGTACCTCATCCCCCTGAGCTCCAAGGACCCCCTGCCCTCCAAACTGTTACCTTTTGATGGGCCAG GACTTGAACCAGCGCGTCCTAACCTCCTGCTTGGGTTGGTGATTTGCCAGAAGGACAAGAAGCGTGCTGGAGCCTCTTTGGAGACTGAGGAGAAGCGTTCCAAGATCCAAATCAGAGACCTAGATGATACTGGCCTTCCAAAACCAACCACCACCATCAAAGCTGAAGTCAAAGCCGAGAAAGCCTTGCGGTACACCCAGGATCTTCCCTTCAGCACAACCCCGCCAGGTACACCTCCCCCTCTCAGCTCCTCAGAGACCTCCACGTCCATGGCAGCCTTATCAgtgctgtccttcctgtcctctgtCAAAGCCCCTGCTACAGACAAAGAGTCACCTGCCTCAAGCTCTGCTGCATCATCTGCTGCCAATGCCACTCCCCTTCAGACCATCTTGAAGACCTTGTTTGGGAACAAGAGGCAAGACTCTGAGGCCTCCATGTCTCCCTCAGAGCATGGTGCTGTTGACGTCTCAGCCGTGCCTGCTACTCTGCTAGATCCCATTGTTCAGCAATTTGGACAGATTTCTAAGGAGAAGCAGGTGGAGGAAGATGAGGATGACAGACCATACGACCCAGAGGAGGAATATGACCCAGGCATGGGCTATGGAGCACCCCAGAAGTCGGTTAAAGAACCTGAGGTCATCAAGCAGCCAGAGGCTACGGATGTGGATGATGTGGCTTATGACCCGGAGGATGACACCATCTTTGAGGAGGTCAAGACTGAGGTCCCTGGTCAAGCCAAGGCCACCGGGGATCTGACCAAACAGCAGAAAATGGTGGAGGATCTCAACAAACAGATTGAGGAGCAGAAACAGCAgctggaggagcaggaggaatcCATCCACGAAAAAAAGTCAACCACAGGGACATCAGCTGCCTCGTTCTCAGTCACAGACAGTTTGATCTCACAGCCATCCCTACTGGCCAACAGTCGGCTCCTGCAGCTGGGCAAAAAAGTTGAGGAGTTAGTGAAATCTTCTGCTGCTGCTCCTTTGATTAACCAGAGAAGGGACCCAAGGCAGAGTAGGGATCCCAGGAGGCTAACCTCAGACTCAATAGAAAAAGTGGAGATACCTCCTGCCAAAGACACCACGCCACCACCAGAGACTGATGTCCAAGAACCAGAAACACCACTGCCCCAAGAAGAGGTTATAACAGATTCTCTTCCCTTTCTGGAATCAGACGCAACAGAGGTTTCCATTCCCCTGTTAGGTGAGCATGTAGAACCTGCTACGGAGGTCAATTACATGGAGGAACAAACTGTTGAATCTGAGGAAGTCGACCCAACCAAGAGTGACTTGGACAAATACAGTATTTGGCCAAATGCAGACAGCATTTTAAAAACAGGGGAGATCTCTAGTTTTGAGAAGAACCGTCAAGAGCCTACCTCCTCTGGCTACTTCAACATGTCCACAAACAACAACTCCTTAGCTTCACCTACAATTAATGTACTGTCTCAGAATGTCACCCAGGATAGCTCCACCCTGGTGGACACTCAATCCTCCCACATGTCACATATGGAAACATCAAGCTACATGGACTATGGAGCTCCTGACATTCTCCCAACaaccaccttcccaccccagcttgTACCACCACCAATGCAGGGTCCGCCCCCAATGCTCGGGCCACCACCCATGTCAGTTCCCCCACCCATGCAGAGTATTCCTTCCTTGTCAGGTCCTCTACCTATGCAGAGACCTCCTCCACCCATTCAAGTTCCTCCACCCATGCAAGTGGAGAGCAACCAGTCTCCGTACTCCCAATATGGGCCGCCTCCTGCTGCTTATCCTCCCTATCAGAACCAATGGGGAGGCTCTCAGCAGCAGTATGAGGCCCCCCCTGGTCctccaccccagaccatgatgcCACCCAGGGGACCCCCTCCATTCCAGCCGATGGGCCCGAGAGCCCCACCTCCCCAGATGTTCAATGCCCCCATGGGGTCCATGCCTCCCCAGCACATGGGGCAGCAAGGCCTCCCTCCAGGCCAGTTCATGGAGGGCCATGGCCTGCCCAGACCTAATTTTGACGGGCAAAACGGTTTAGCTCCACCAAGGAACAGTGGACCCCCTCCTCCATTCAACTTCCCTGGACCCAGAGCACCCCATCCACCATTCACAGGGCCTCCCCCAGGCCACTTTGGCAACAGAGGACCTCCTCCATCCCACTTCCCTGGGCCCAGAGGTCCACCTTCTCATTTTGGGGATCATGGGTCCCAAGCCCACATGATTGACCCACCAAGAGGCCCTGTAGATCAGTACAACAATGTCAGTGTTGGGTCCtaccagcagggcatggaccatCACCAGGGTCAGACCCCTCCACACATGTACAAAGACAACCAGGCTCCCCCACAAGGCCCCTCTTACAGAGGACCTCCACACAACCAGTATGAGGGGCGGAGAGGCCCGCCTCCCAGTGGAGATATGGGTGGACAGCGCTTCCATCCACCTAACCAGTTTCGGGGCTCTATAGCACCCTCCCCACCACCACACAGGGGGTCTTATGATGACCAGAGACCCCCTCAGGACCACCGTGGGGCCCCACCACAGCATTTTGGAGGACCTGACCAGTATCACCTTGACAGTCCAGGGGACTTAAGGCCAGTTCGCCACAGTGGGCCTCTGCTCCCGACCCCACCAGAGGGCCCCATACCTCTACCAAACCGCATGGGGGGTCACAGCCCAGAGTCCCACAGGGATGACCACTGGCGACGACACTCGCCTGATATGAGAAGGAGCAGCTCCACCAGAGAGGGCTCAGAACCTAGCGGTGGAGACAGGCCCAGTCGGTTTGAGGGGGGCCACAGAGACCGGGAGCCAATCCCTGGCTCCTCTCGGTTGTCTGAGGAAAGGCAAAGGGACCTGTCTGAGGACCGCAGGAGGGAGCGGGACAGAGAGGGGCCCCATGGAGCCAGGCCATGGGACAGGGGCCAGGGCAAGCCCTGGAGccgggagagagagtgggacagaggaagggagagagacaggggggagagagaacgaAGCCGGGAGAGGGAGcgcagcagagggagggagggagagcgacaTGGGGAACCAGAGGGTGACAAACGCAGGGCGCCGGAGGGTGACAAACGCAGGGCGCCGGAGGGTGACAAACGCAGGGCGCCGGAGGGTGACAGACGCAGGGCGCCGGAGGGTGACAGACGCAGGGCGCcggagggagacagacacaggGCGCCGGAGGGGGACAGACACAGGGCGCCGGAGGGGGACAGACACAGGGCGCCGGAGGGGGACAGACACAGGGCGCCGGAGGGGGACAGACACAGGGCGCCGGAGGGGGACAGACACAGGGCGCCGGAGGGGGACAAGagaagggacagggagagagaccgagacagggGCAGGGAGAAAGAGCCTGACAGGAGAGACTACGACCGAGACAGACCCAGGATcagagaccgggagagagaccGCGACAGGAGAAGGTCCAGGAGCAGAGACCGGGACAGAGGCAAGGAAAGGGAGCCTGACAGGAGAGACAACGACCGAGACAGAGCACGAGaccgagatagagagagggataaagaccGGGACCGGCGCGACAGGAGCAAGAgcaaagaaaagagagaagacaaaaaagaaacaaacaaatCTGATGTCCCAAAGGAGAGCGATAAACCTGCAGAGGTTGAAACTGCTAAAAACACATTGTAA